The DNA segment TTGGATCGGACTCAGGGGGGCGGCGCCGATCATTCTTGCAACGTTTCCGTTTGCCCAAGGAGTGGACGGATCGGAAAAGATCTTTCATCTTGTATTTTTTACCGTATTGATCTCCTTACTTTTTCAAGGAACAAGTGTCCCGCAGGTTGTCAGATGGTTGGGACTCGACGCGCCTTTGGAGCAAAGAGCTTCGTATCCGTTCGAATTTGAAAACAGAGAACAGAGCGATTCCAACCTTCTCGAATTTATCGTTCCCTATGGATCCGCGTCGGTGGGCAAGTTCGTATACGCCTTGAACTTTCCTGAAAATTCGTTGATCACATTGATCTACAGGGGCGACGGACATATCGTACCAACTGGAAAAACAAAATTAGAAGAAGGTGATGTTCTTTTGATTCTCACACCGAAAGGAAGCGAAGATCAAATCCGAGAAATTCTTTCCAAAATGGAAAGCGTTACATAAGATACCCACTTCTTCCTGTAAATTGTTTGGGCGGCTCCTGCTCAAAACGATTTCTCTAAACAAACAGTTCCGAAATGACGCAGGACCGGGCTGGTTCCGGGAAAGGGCTTCGGCACAACTTTTTCTTACGGAACAAGTTATATGGCTACGCCTTCGGTCGTCTCCAAGAGACGACTGCTACGTGCCCTTCGCATCCCTGCCGCGCAGAAATTCTCTTTTACGATACAATCAATTCTTTGATCTAAATGAGAAACACATTCTTTCGTTTTTCACATCATTACGCCAAAACCAAATTTGCACTTTCCTGCGATACTCCGATGGTCGCAATCATACCGGCGTTGAACTTGAGATAATCGGATTCGATTCCGTCGCTGAAGATTACTCCGCCGGTAGGCATCAAAGATTCTACGGTTAACGGAAACTTTTGATCCAAAACTCCCGCGATGATTCCGATCTGGGTCCTCACGCTCTGAAAAGGTTCCCTGACCGCAAATAAAAGTTGGTCTTCTTTGAGAGCGGGGCGTTTGAGCTTTAGATCCTTTTCAAATATTCCCGCGACTCCATAAGACATATTGAATATAGAACTCAACCATCCGGTACTTCCGGCGGGCGTAGAAACGATGATTCCGCTTGAAGATTGTTCCTCGGTGTTTTGATCGTAGGAGATTTTATATCGAGCAGAAGTATGCGTTGAAGGACCGATAAACAGATCGTTAAACGCAAGCAGGCGTTGCCCATCGTTGAGTTTTGCTTCCGCAAATCTAACGGTTTTGGAAGAATAACGGGAACTCATTACGTTTTCCACTCCGGATATAAAATTCTCTCGATCAAACGGAAGAAGAACTCCGTCATATCTTTCCTTGTCCGGATTGATCGCTACGATGGGCACTCCCTTGGAATACTTTGCTGTATTTGCCACAAGCCCATCCTGACCGATCGTTACGATCAGATGTTTTTCTGAAAAAAGAAAGGAAGATACGTAGACTCTTTCTACGATTTTGTATTTGACGAGCTTCGATATTCTTTTTTGAACCAGATCCAAGGATTCGTGAAAGATATCGTGTTCGATTTGATATTCTTCAAATCTACCTCCGAGTCTTTCTATATAAAACCGAGCCTGCTGTTTCGTATTAAAACGGTCGATCAGAGTCTCGAGTCTGGTTTTATTTTTTACAATGATCGCATATTCTACGCTCATTTTTTAGAATCTTTTTTCTCCTGGAGAAGATTTTCCAACAGGTCCGGACTGATATTCAGATTTCCGATCTTTTCCGCGTTTTCGGCAAGTTGTCTAAAGGCAAGTGCGATGTTGAATCTCGGATCGGGATTGTTGTTCAAGGCGACTAACGTTCTCCAATCGATATCTCGAAACGGTTTGAGGGTGGTTTCGGTCACGAATCCTTGGGCCTCGGCTTCCTTTTTTTGATTTTGGGTTTTTGTATCGATGAATTTTTTTCTTTGCTCTTCCACTGCAATGTCCGCTTGAACCTGCATTTCTCTGAGTTTTCTTTTGTTATCCGCCTCGAGAATTTTTGCTTCCATCTGTTTTTCGGAGATCTGTTTTTTCTTTTCCTCGACCGCGATCTCAGTGTTCAGTTCGCTTTCTTTGATCTTTCGCTCTTGTTCGACGGCAAAATTTCTTCGTTCATAGATCGCCTGATCCGCTTCTTGTTGCAATTTTTCTCTGGTTTCGGTTTCCAGAGCCCTTTCCATTTCCGGATTGGGGCGAATCGCGAGTATGTTTACGTTTAGAATTTCGATTCCCAAGGTGGAAATCGCAGTCGAACTCTGAAGTCCTTGTAAAATCTGAGTTTCAATCGTCTTTGCAGAACGAATCGAATCTTTCAAACCGATTCCATGGATGTAAGAAGAAGTTGAAGTCTGCGCGTAGTTGATGATTCTCTGATTGAGTTTTTCGATTTCGTTCTTTTTATAGGTTCCTCTTGCGTCCACGGTAAAATCCAAAAGTTCGGACAAAGCTCTCGGATTCGATATTTTATAGGTAATCTGACCCTGGATCGATACGGTCTGATAATCGTTTGTGGATTCGTTAAAAATAAACGGTAAATCGTTACTTCCCAATGGAATCGCCGAAATCGAACTCGTGGGAGCGAAATAAAAAAATGAAAGTCCCCTGCCTTCTTTGGAAACTTTTCCGTTTTTATACAGAATTACATGAGTCATCGAGTCGAATTGTATATAATTCATTCCAAACATTTCTTGGTTTCTCCCGAAGTTTTTTTTTGATTGTTTTGCTCTTTGCGCGCCAAGGATGTGGAGCGCGCGAAGCGGTCGTCTCGAAGAGACGACCGAAGGCGAAAGCCGAAGCGCGAAACAAGCCTGGTCTTTCGCATCTTTCACAGAGTTATTTCGAAATCAAATCATTTTGCGAAAGAGGCGCCCGCTCTTTTCATTTTGGTCGAATATTTCGATCCTAACTTTGTTATTTCGATTTTCCAGTTTGATTTCTTTGGGTTATCAAATAATTTATTGACTTTTCCAAAAACCCAAACAAACTTCTTCCACTCTTTTAGGAGGAGAAGCAAAATGTCTCGATTGATTTCAAAACTTTTGGTCGCCGTTCTGGTATTCGGATTTATTTCTACCGTGAACGCGCAGATCGGTCAGATAGACCAGGTGAACCCATCCTCGATCGGCGGTAAATATAGGGTTACCGGAACCAATCCCGACGGTTCCACTTACGGAGGATCGGTCACAATCACCCCATCATCCAACGGCGAATATTTGTTTACTTGGACCGTTGCAGGACAGCGTTTTCAAGGAACGGGGACTTTGGACGGATATACTCTCACTGTGGATTGGGGTCAAGTGGATCCTGTAATCTATGAGGTGAGGAACGGCGGGCGTCTTTTGGAGGGAACCTGGGCCGGCGGTAACGCGACAGAAACCTTAAGAAAATAATAATATACGAATCTAATTATGGGGCAGAGATCGCATAAGCGAGAATCGATGCTTCATGATTAGATAAAATCATTTTTAACTCCTTTCTTTTTAACTGCGTTTTATCTTTCGAAATTCATTCTTTGTTCGGAAATTTCCTTAACTCTTGTGCGAGAATTTATAAATTTTCATTTTTTTTGAATTTCTGAGTATGCACGAGAAGATGCGGGAACCGTATTCGATATGGGAATATTAAGCTTAAATACGGATTATGAAATTCGCTCTAGGTTACAGGAAAGCCACACCGAAGTGGTGACACTTTTGATCCCGGAGAAAATGCTGCTGCGTTTTAGTCCCGAACAGGCGAAAATGCTTCCAAAAAGAATTCCGAGTCTTTTACGAAAATACGGAAAATACCTCACTGCAACCAAGCGTCTTGGGAAAAAGGCCGGTAAAACCTTGTATCAGCCAAGCCCAGGAAAGATGATGATGAAACGTATGAATGTCCGGTTGAATACTGGAAGTTGGACGTTTTTAGGAACTCTCGCACAAACCCATGGAGTGTCTCGTTGTTATTTGTTTACTTATCTTCTTTTGCTAGAAGAGTTAGGGGTCGGGGATTCTATTGTGAGAACGATGAATGAGGGAGGTCCAACGTTTCACAGGTGTTA comes from the Leptospira sp. WS92.C1 genome and includes:
- a CDS encoding DUF1564 domain-containing protein; translated protein: MGILSLNTDYEIRSRLQESHTEVVTLLIPEKMLLRFSPEQAKMLPKRIPSLLRKYGKYLTATKRLGKKAGKTLYQPSPGKMMMKRMNVRLNTGSWTFLGTLAQTHGVSRCYLFTYLLLLEELGVGDSIVRTMNEGGPTFHRCYSYILHLDLLENKVIRRLQCEPDGIFYVLEYTDWYPS
- a CDS encoding SPFH domain-containing protein produces the protein MNYIQFDSMTHVILYKNGKVSKEGRGLSFFYFAPTSSISAIPLGSNDLPFIFNESTNDYQTVSIQGQITYKISNPRALSELLDFTVDARGTYKKNEIEKLNQRIINYAQTSTSSYIHGIGLKDSIRSAKTIETQILQGLQSSTAISTLGIEILNVNILAIRPNPEMERALETETREKLQQEADQAIYERRNFAVEQERKIKESELNTEIAVEEKKKQISEKQMEAKILEADNKRKLREMQVQADIAVEEQRKKFIDTKTQNQKKEAEAQGFVTETTLKPFRDIDWRTLVALNNNPDPRFNIALAFRQLAENAEKIGNLNISPDLLENLLQEKKDSKK
- a CDS encoding sugar kinase, translated to MSVEYAIIVKNKTRLETLIDRFNTKQQARFYIERLGGRFEEYQIEHDIFHESLDLVQKRISKLVKYKIVERVYVSSFLFSEKHLIVTIGQDGLVANTAKYSKGVPIVAINPDKERYDGVLLPFDRENFISGVENVMSSRYSSKTVRFAEAKLNDGQRLLAFNDLFIGPSTHTSARYKISYDQNTEEQSSSGIIVSTPAGSTGWLSSIFNMSYGVAGIFEKDLKLKRPALKEDQLLFAVREPFQSVRTQIGIIAGVLDQKFPLTVESLMPTGGVIFSDGIESDYLKFNAGMIATIGVSQESANLVLA
- a CDS encoding fibronectin-binding protein, producing MSRLISKLLVAVLVFGFISTVNAQIGQIDQVNPSSIGGKYRVTGTNPDGSTYGGSVTITPSSNGEYLFTWTVAGQRFQGTGTLDGYTLTVDWGQVDPVIYEVRNGGRLLEGTWAGGNATETLRK